A single window of Streptomyces xanthii DNA harbors:
- a CDS encoding carbohydrate ABC transporter permease, with product MRTSKPARAGQYLALLAYLVFLAFPFLWLVSTAFKPPRELASLHPTWIPKDPTLDNFRQAFDEQPLLRAAGNSLLVAVSAAVIAVVIATPMAYVMARHRSFLSRAATGWVVVSQAFPFVLVIIPLFLILKNLHLINALPGLIMVYVVWALPFALWMLVGYVRAVPREMEEAAAVDGAGRLRILVSVTAPLLTPGIVATGLFAFVTAWNEFFFALVLMKSPERQTLPVILTHFLGAEGVADLGPLAAAAFLATLPSLLIFSVIQRRITGGLLAGAVK from the coding sequence ATGCGGACCTCGAAGCCCGCCCGCGCGGGCCAGTACCTCGCGCTCCTCGCCTATCTGGTCTTCCTGGCCTTCCCGTTCCTGTGGCTGGTCTCCACCGCGTTCAAACCCCCGCGCGAACTCGCGAGCCTGCACCCCACCTGGATCCCGAAGGACCCCACCCTCGACAACTTCCGGCAGGCCTTCGACGAGCAGCCACTGCTGCGCGCCGCCGGGAACTCGCTGCTCGTGGCCGTGTCGGCCGCTGTCATCGCCGTCGTCATCGCGACCCCGATGGCCTATGTGATGGCCCGGCACCGCTCGTTCCTGTCGCGGGCGGCGACCGGCTGGGTCGTGGTCAGCCAGGCGTTCCCCTTCGTCCTGGTGATCATCCCGCTGTTCCTGATCCTGAAGAACCTGCACCTGATCAACGCGCTGCCCGGCCTGATCATGGTCTACGTCGTGTGGGCGCTGCCCTTCGCGCTCTGGATGCTCGTCGGCTACGTACGGGCCGTGCCGCGCGAGATGGAGGAGGCGGCGGCCGTCGACGGCGCGGGCCGGCTGCGGATCCTCGTCTCCGTGACGGCGCCGCTGCTGACGCCGGGCATCGTAGCGACGGGCCTGTTCGCGTTCGTGACGGCGTGGAACGAGTTCTTCTTCGCGCTGGTCCTGATGAAGTCGCCCGAGAGGCAGACCCTGCCGGTGATCCTCACCCACTTCCTGGGCGCCGAGGGCGTCGCCGACCTCGGGCCGCTCGCCGCCGCCGCGTTCCTCGCGACCCTGCCGTCCCTGCTGATCTTCTCCGTGATCCAGCGGCGGATCACCGGCGGCCTGCTGGCGGGGGCGGTGAAGTGA
- a CDS encoding ABC transporter substrate-binding protein, translating to MPCRVTGLRTTLTALAASLTLLLAGCTGDSGDGADGSGRITLEFQSLAWQKESVDANKQLVAEWNELHPDIRVKYVQGSWDSVHDQLLTSFEGGEAPDIIHDASDDLADFAYGGHLADLRPYLPARLKSDIPERSWQTATFAGGVYGVPFLQEPRVLVANAKLLKESGVRVPTPAHPWTWDEFRAVTRKLSGKGRYGVAWPLKEPVSATLNLSLSAGGRLFHRGADGKVTVRFGAADAVVPRTVHDQVNTDRSASGTTLGMGGSDTLPGFFAGKYAMVPLGFSYRQQIAQQAPKGFDWQVLPAPAGADGLAQGVSPQTLSVAEDSPHKKEAARFIDFLLRPPNMVRLARGDWMLPTGAEALKDPALRTAKDDWAVGTALAAHLSPAPAQSVRGYPEWKDKVATPALQEYYSGAIGLGELRRRLVDDGNLVLARYQR from the coding sequence ATGCCCTGTCGTGTCACCGGGCTCCGGACGACCCTGACCGCGCTCGCCGCGTCCCTGACCCTGCTCCTCGCCGGCTGCACCGGCGACTCGGGCGACGGGGCGGACGGGAGCGGCCGGATCACCCTCGAGTTCCAGTCGCTGGCCTGGCAGAAGGAGTCCGTCGACGCCAACAAGCAGCTCGTCGCGGAGTGGAACGAGCTGCACCCCGACATCCGCGTCAAGTACGTCCAGGGCAGCTGGGACAGCGTCCACGACCAGCTCCTCACCTCCTTCGAGGGCGGCGAGGCGCCCGACATCATCCACGACGCCTCCGACGACCTCGCCGACTTCGCGTACGGCGGCCACCTCGCCGACCTGCGCCCGTACCTTCCCGCCCGGCTGAAGTCCGACATCCCCGAGCGCAGTTGGCAGACGGCGACCTTCGCCGGCGGCGTGTACGGCGTCCCGTTCCTCCAGGAGCCGCGCGTCCTCGTCGCGAACGCGAAGCTGCTGAAGGAGTCAGGGGTCCGGGTGCCGACGCCCGCGCACCCGTGGACCTGGGACGAGTTCCGCGCGGTCACCCGCAAGCTCAGCGGCAAGGGCCGCTACGGGGTGGCCTGGCCGCTCAAGGAACCCGTGTCGGCGACCCTGAACCTGTCCCTCTCGGCGGGCGGCCGGCTGTTCCACCGCGGGGCCGACGGCAAGGTCACCGTCCGCTTCGGGGCCGCCGACGCGGTCGTGCCGCGGACGGTGCACGACCAGGTGAACACCGACCGCAGCGCCTCCGGCACGACCCTCGGCATGGGCGGCTCCGACACCCTGCCCGGCTTCTTCGCCGGGAAGTACGCGATGGTCCCGCTCGGCTTCTCCTATCGCCAGCAGATCGCGCAGCAGGCGCCGAAGGGCTTCGACTGGCAGGTGCTGCCCGCACCGGCCGGGGCCGACGGGCTCGCCCAGGGCGTCAGCCCGCAGACCCTGTCGGTCGCCGAGGACAGCCCGCACAAGAAGGAGGCCGCGCGGTTCATCGACTTCCTGCTGCGGCCGCCGAACATGGTGCGGCTCGCGCGCGGCGACTGGATGCTGCCCACGGGCGCCGAGGCCCTGAAGGACCCGGCGCTGCGCACCGCGAAGGACGACTGGGCGGTCGGCACGGCCCTCGCCGCGCACCTGAGCCCGGCGCCGGCCCAGTCGGTGCGGGGCTATCCGGAGTGGAAGGACAAAGTGGCCACCCCCGCGCTCCAGGAGTACTACAGCGGCGCGATCGGCCTCGGCGAACTGCGCCGCCGCCTGGTCGACGACGGGAACCTGGTCCTGGCGCGGTACCAGCGGTAG
- a CDS encoding CDP-alcohol phosphatidyltransferase family protein, with product MPRDIPPLREVRRITQKKRDAWWTVLLVDPVATPLVRLTARWTRITPNQITWGALLLGLVSAACFAMGDWRWLILGAVVYHLSFILDCMDGKVARLTGQGSVFGAWLDYIFDRIRVMACAVALMAGQYHRTGELIYVWLAVVVVFLDGLRYINSLEIFKTRHTMRKQIKSRMRAARRAENAAGIAFMEDLLRANPEADIEQDLRTASQDARDEEALEEQEAVPADEAREEAGEEAPVKRRKAQVVDLHQEFRSRFPIYLRFRSFLLRHRIRTHLVSGIEFQMAVFIVGPLVDQVIGATVVAGALLLVFELAIIYKLLLSTRDFGRTLASFEESEQRRESGENGGSEGNGLSAVA from the coding sequence ATGCCCCGAGACATACCGCCGTTGCGCGAGGTACGTCGCATCACCCAGAAGAAGCGCGATGCCTGGTGGACCGTGCTGCTCGTCGATCCGGTCGCCACGCCGCTCGTCCGGCTGACGGCCCGATGGACGCGCATCACGCCGAACCAGATCACCTGGGGAGCCCTGCTGCTCGGTCTGGTCTCCGCCGCCTGCTTCGCGATGGGGGACTGGCGCTGGCTGATCCTGGGCGCGGTCGTCTACCACCTGAGCTTCATCCTCGACTGCATGGACGGCAAGGTCGCCCGCCTCACCGGGCAGGGCTCCGTCTTCGGCGCGTGGCTCGACTACATCTTCGACCGCATCCGCGTCATGGCCTGTGCCGTCGCGCTGATGGCCGGCCAGTACCACCGCACCGGTGAGCTCATCTATGTGTGGCTCGCGGTGGTCGTCGTCTTCCTCGACGGCCTGCGTTACATCAACTCGCTGGAGATCTTCAAGACCCGGCACACGATGCGCAAGCAGATCAAGTCGCGTATGCGCGCCGCCCGCCGGGCCGAGAACGCGGCGGGCATCGCCTTCATGGAGGACCTGCTGCGGGCCAACCCCGAGGCCGACATCGAGCAGGACCTGCGCACCGCCTCGCAGGACGCGCGCGACGAGGAGGCCCTGGAGGAGCAGGAGGCCGTCCCGGCCGACGAGGCGCGGGAGGAGGCCGGCGAGGAGGCGCCCGTCAAGCGGCGCAAGGCGCAGGTCGTCGACCTGCACCAGGAGTTCCGCAGCCGCTTCCCGATCTACCTGCGCTTCCGCTCCTTCCTGCTGCGGCACCGCATCCGCACGCACCTGGTGAGCGGCATCGAGTTCCAGATGGCCGTCTTCATCGTCGGCCCGCTCGTCGACCAGGTGATCGGCGCGACCGTCGTCGCGGGCGCCCTGCTGCTCGTCTTCGAACTCGCCATCATCTACAAGCTGCTGCTGTCCACCCGTGACTTCGGCCGCACCCTCGCGTCGTTCGAGGAGTCGGAGCAGCGGCGGGAGTCCGGGGAGAACGGCGGGTCCGAGGGGAACGGGCTGTCCGCCGTCGCTTGA
- a CDS encoding carbohydrate ABC transporter permease: protein MTTATTVKRPATDRPARAPRGAGPPGDRGAWFLVLPALLPILVLSVGPLLYGIGLSLTDAQSGRTEPTRWVGALNFSDLLHDTLFWDSFRIGLLWAVGVTVPQFLLALGLALLLNQNLRFRWLARALAIVPWAMPEVVVGIMWRLVYHPDAGVLNQTLADLGLGDGRDWLTGLATALPAVIVVGVWAGMPQTTVALLAGLQNTPRELHEAAAMDGAGAWRRFRTVTWPAIRPVALAVTALNFIWNFNSFALVYVLTNGGPGGRTRLPMLFAYEEAFRYGQFGYAAAMGCVMVAVISVLLALYLVGRLKGADEQ from the coding sequence GTGACCACGGCGACCACAGTGAAGCGACCCGCGACGGACCGCCCGGCCCGTGCGCCCCGCGGCGCCGGACCCCCGGGCGACCGCGGTGCCTGGTTCCTCGTGCTGCCCGCGCTGCTGCCCATCCTCGTCCTGAGCGTCGGCCCCCTCCTGTACGGGATCGGCCTCTCGCTCACCGACGCCCAGTCGGGCCGCACCGAGCCCACCCGGTGGGTCGGCGCCCTCAACTTCAGCGACCTGTTGCACGACACCCTGTTCTGGGACTCGTTCCGCATCGGCCTGCTGTGGGCCGTCGGCGTCACCGTGCCGCAGTTCCTGCTCGCGCTCGGCCTGGCCCTCCTGCTCAACCAGAACCTCCGCTTCCGCTGGCTGGCGCGGGCCCTCGCGATCGTCCCCTGGGCGATGCCGGAGGTCGTCGTCGGCATCATGTGGCGGCTCGTCTACCACCCCGACGCGGGCGTCCTCAACCAGACGCTGGCGGACCTCGGCCTCGGCGACGGCCGGGACTGGCTGACCGGGCTCGCCACCGCGCTGCCCGCCGTCATCGTCGTCGGCGTCTGGGCGGGCATGCCGCAGACCACCGTCGCCCTGCTCGCCGGGCTCCAGAACACCCCGCGCGAGCTGCACGAGGCGGCCGCCATGGACGGGGCCGGCGCCTGGCGCCGCTTCCGCACGGTGACCTGGCCCGCGATCCGCCCGGTGGCCCTCGCCGTCACCGCGCTCAACTTCATCTGGAACTTCAACTCCTTCGCCCTCGTCTACGTCCTGACCAACGGCGGCCCCGGCGGCCGCACCCGCCTGCCGATGCTGTTCGCGTACGAAGAGGCCTTCCGCTACGGCCAGTTCGGCTACGCGGCGGCGATGGGCTGCGTCATGGTCGCCGTGATCTCCGTGCTCCTCGCCCTCTATCTTGTGGGCCGGCTGAAGGGAGCCGACGAGCAGTGA
- a CDS encoding 3'-5' exonuclease, producing the protein MGWHRELLIGFDLETTGTDPREARIVTGAVIEVRDGAVLGHRQWLADPGVPIPADAVAVHGISDERARAEGEPADRVADAIAEVLVGYWRTGVPVVAYNATFDLTLLSAELARYGLPSLRERLGFDPAPVVDPYTIDRSVDRYRRGKRNLEAVCTEYGVTLDAAHDASADALAAARLARAIGERHAKVAALGPAELHRRQVDWYAQWATDFQAFLRSKGDETATVDPVWPIRELAVDPSEPSPSGV; encoded by the coding sequence ATGGGCTGGCACCGGGAGCTGCTGATCGGCTTCGACCTGGAGACGACGGGGACGGATCCGCGCGAGGCGCGCATCGTCACCGGCGCGGTCATCGAGGTCAGGGACGGCGCGGTGCTCGGGCACCGCCAGTGGCTCGCGGACCCGGGCGTCCCCATCCCCGCCGACGCGGTCGCCGTGCACGGCATCAGCGACGAGCGGGCGAGAGCCGAGGGCGAGCCGGCGGACCGGGTCGCCGACGCGATCGCCGAGGTCCTCGTCGGGTACTGGCGCACGGGCGTCCCGGTGGTGGCGTACAACGCGACGTTCGACCTGACCCTGCTCTCCGCCGAACTGGCCCGGTACGGACTGCCCTCGCTGCGCGAGCGGCTCGGCTTCGACCCGGCCCCGGTCGTCGACCCGTACACGATCGACCGCAGCGTGGACCGCTACCGCAGGGGCAAGCGGAACCTGGAGGCGGTCTGCACGGAGTACGGCGTCACGCTCGACGCCGCGCACGACGCCTCGGCCGACGCGCTGGCCGCGGCCCGGCTGGCCCGCGCGATAGGCGAGCGCCACGCGAAGGTCGCCGCCCTCGGCCCCGCCGAACTGCACCGCCGTCAGGTGGACTGGTACGCGCAGTGGGCGACGGACTTCCAGGCCTTCCTGAGAAGCAAGGGTGACGAGACCGCGACGGTGGACCCGGTGTGGCCCATACGCGAGCTCGCCGTGGATCCCAGCGAACCCAGCCCGTCCGGCGTTTGA
- a CDS encoding phosphotransferase enzyme family protein: protein MDEARARDVLARAGVVDGPASGARLLALGENAVFAAGDLVVKVGRDSATGGTELLDRARREVAITGYLAEHGVPAVRAAKDDVLVVDGHPVTVWHRIPDAVRPAEPRDLAELLKRVHALPAPTGITLPRRELLGGVERWLRLAGDAIDPADADYLRERRDGFASAAAALTPHLAPGPIHGDALPRNVHIGPDGPVLVDLETFSCDLREHDLVVMALSRDRYGVPAAAYDAFVGAYGWDVREWEGCAVLRGARETASCAWVAQHAPSNPKALAEFRRRVASLRDGDPAVRWYPF from the coding sequence ATGGACGAGGCACGGGCACGGGACGTGCTGGCGCGCGCGGGTGTGGTGGACGGACCGGCATCCGGCGCCCGGCTGCTCGCCCTCGGGGAGAACGCGGTGTTCGCCGCCGGGGACCTGGTCGTCAAGGTGGGCCGGGACAGCGCCACGGGCGGGACCGAACTGCTCGACCGGGCGCGCCGCGAGGTGGCGATCACCGGCTACCTGGCCGAGCACGGGGTGCCCGCGGTGCGCGCCGCGAAGGACGACGTGCTCGTGGTCGACGGGCACCCGGTGACCGTGTGGCACCGCATCCCCGACGCGGTGCGGCCCGCCGAGCCGCGCGATCTGGCCGAACTGCTGAAGCGGGTGCACGCGCTGCCCGCGCCCACCGGCATCACCCTGCCGCGGCGGGAGTTGCTGGGCGGCGTCGAGCGGTGGCTGCGCCTTGCCGGGGACGCGATCGATCCGGCCGACGCGGACTATCTGCGGGAGCGGCGGGACGGGTTCGCCTCCGCCGCGGCCGCGCTCACCCCGCACCTCGCCCCCGGGCCGATCCACGGGGACGCCCTGCCCCGCAACGTGCACATCGGGCCGGACGGGCCGGTGCTCGTCGACCTGGAGACGTTCTCCTGCGACCTGCGGGAGCACGACCTCGTCGTGATGGCGCTGTCCCGGGACCGGTACGGGGTGCCCGCGGCGGCCTACGACGCGTTCGTCGGGGCGTACGGGTGGGATGTGCGCGAGTGGGAGGGGTGCGCCGTGCTGCGGGGGGCCCGGGAGACCGCGTCCTGTGCGTGGGTCGCCCAGCACGCGCCGAGCAACCCCAAGGCGCTGGCCGAGTTCCGGCGGAGGGTGGCGTCCTTGCGGGACGGGGATCCGGCCGTGCGGTGGTATCCGTTCTAG